Genomic window (Poecile atricapillus isolate bPoeAtr1 chromosome 10, bPoeAtr1.hap1, whole genome shotgun sequence):
GGATTTAAAAAAGATTAAACTAATTTCTGTCACAAGGGCATTCTGCTTTTTAATCTTTCCCAGCGTTTTTTATTTGGTGAAGCCAATgagagagcagggagcaggggggTTGTAGGGGGGGTTAATGCTTTCCTTTGCCAGTGCAACGAGGGAATTTAAAGCAGGAAGCAGAGGTCACCTTTTCCCGGAGATGTGAGCTGGTCTCGTGGCgaattaaaaacaatttctaataaataatttaaaaataacaatcaAATAAAAAGGTTCCCCcggaggaggggaagaggagcacGCGCTGGTTTTTAGCAATGGCTCAAAATGGCACCGAGCCTGACCCTGGTGGCACCAGGACATCCCTGCCCGCCTGCGGGCACAGCTCCGCGTGGATTGTCCCCAAAGTGCCACCAAGAGACCCCACAGGACCCCCTCTCCCCGTGCCCAAACTGCCCTAGAGCCGCTCTGATTGTCttggtgtgtttttggggtggacAAGgacaccccagtgccacccaccCCTCAACCCTCCGCCCTCTCAGCGCAATTccttgggatttttcctttggCAGACGGAGCCTGGGCAAGGCTCAGACACCACCCGGCACCGTGACACCCACGACgacccagctggagcagaaaaAGCCCCAGAAAGCGAAGAAAAAGggtaaaaactttaaaaaaaaccccccacaCAGGAGCGTGGAAGGGCTCAGCTTCCCGAGGGACTGGTGGTGGGACAGGACCTGCCCCGGTGGAAAAggggatttatttttcctgggtttcaattctttttaaaaacatttcagtatCTTTTCTGGCCTGACCAGCAGCAGTACAAACACTAAAAGCGAGTTAATCCTTTTgccaaaaggaaaagataaaataaacaaactagaaagaacataaaaatgggagggggaaggagcggtgggggggaaaaaaaaggaaaaaaaaaagcagaaacatcttaaaaaaaaaggcaagcttTTTATAACAATaattaaagcaataaaaacatacaaaacTTTGTcgttttttaatatatatacacagtACAAGGCTgaagcaccttttttttttttttaacttttcttttccACCTGTTCAATCCCAAAGCCGGGGGTGACAAAGTGACCCCACGCGTGTCCCTGCCCCTTCCCCGCCAACCAGGAACAAAAAGGGACCTTCAACCAGTTTATTGACTTTATTTTTTGATAGCGAAGTGCATTTCCAGGGGAAACCCCGGGCTGGGGGTGCCGTGCTGGGAGCGGGGTCCGGCAGCACCCGGCCCCCGGGGCCCCGCCGGGTTTAGTGTTGTCGGTGGAGTCTttcattgtctttttttctttcttttttttttttttttttagaaaaaaccccaaagaaccAACAAAAATGAGCGTTATAAAGTGTGGGTGGAgtggggagggcttcagagCTGTGGCCCCcggaggaggggacaggaggggacaagccaggggctgctggctgtgggatgggctcccagctcctcccggCTCCCGTTTGCTTCATGCATGGCACATTCTCCatttatttctctatttttattattttttttttcctcttttcttccttttattattAATGATTTTCTCGTCGTGGTTCgtttttttgtggtggtttttgtttttttttttttggttgtttgtttttttttttttaattttatttttttattttttttttagcttcaaACCTCCcagtgaaaaatattaaatattcaagGTAATAAAATAGATTATTATTTCTAGACTATATGTTCGGCCTGGCCCAAGGAGCGTCACCTGGGATACCCCTTGAAATAACCCCTAGACCACTGCATtgcaggcaaggcaaggcacTTCCGCAGGTGATCCAGCTCCGCTTGCAGGCGCTCCCGCTCCGACACCATCTTCTGCTTCTGGCTCCTCAGCTCCTGTGGGGAATGGAAGGCTCAGCAGGCACCTCAcggggcagggaagggctggggaatgggctgggaatgggatacAGCAGGGAATGGGCAGTGCGTGGATGGGGCACTGCAGGAATGGACACCGAGTTTGGGCACTGCAGGGAAGGGGCATTGAGAGTTTGGGCATTGAGAGTTTGGGCATTGAGAGTTTGGGCATTGAGAGTTTGGGCACTGAGAGTTTGGGCATTGAGGGTTTGGGCATTGAGAGTTTGGGCATTGAGAGTTTGGGCATTGAGAGTTTGGGCACTGAGAGTTTGGGCATTGAGAGTTTGGGCACTGAGAGTTTGGGCACTGAGAGTTTGGGCATTGAGAGTTTGGGCATTGAGAGTTTGGGCACTGAGAGTTTGGGCATTGAGAGTTTGGGCATTGAGAGTTTGGGCATTGAGAGTTTGGGCACTGAGAGTTTGGGCACTGAGAGTTTGGGCATTGAGAGTTTGGGCACTGAGAGTTTGGCGACTGTAGGAATGGACACTGAGAGTTTGGACATTGAGAATTTGGGAATTGAGAGTTTGGGCACTGAGAGTTTGGGGACTGTAGGAATGGACATTGAGAGTTTGGGCATTGAGAGTTTGGGGACTGTAGGAATGGACACTGAGAGTTTGGGCATTGAGAGTTTGGGGACTGTAGGAATGGACATTGAGAGTTTGGGCATTGAGAGTTTGGGGACTGTAGGAATGGACATTGAGAATTTGGGAATTGAGAGTTTGGGCACTGAGAGTTTGGGGACTGTAGGAATGGACACTGAGAGTTTGGGCATTGAGAACTTGGGGACTGTAGGAAATGGGCATTGAGAGTTTGGGCATTGAGAGTTTGGGCACTGTAGGAATGGACACTGAGAGTTTGGGCACTGCAGGGAATGGGCATTGAGAGTTTGGGGTCTGTAGGAATGGACACAGTTTGGGCACTGAGAATTTGGGGACTGTAGGAAATGGACACTGAGAGTTTGGGCATTGAGAGTTTGGGCATTGAGAGTTTGGGCATTGTAGGAATGGACACTTGAGAGTTTGGGCACTGTAGGAAATGGGCATTGAGAGTCTGGGAATTGACAGTTtgggcactgcagggatggagacAGAGTTTTGGCACTGTAGGAATGGACACAGATTTTGGGCACTGAGAATTTGGGCACTTCTGGAATGGACACTGAGAGTTTGGAGGGCTGGGTGCCCAGGAAGGCTGGGTGTACAGGGGATGGGTGCCCACAGAGCCTGGTGCCCAGGGGATGGGGTCCCAGGGGATGAGTGTGGGTGCCCAGGAGATGAGTGTGGGTGCCCAGGGGATGAGTGCCCAGGGGCTGGGTGCCCAGGGGATGAGTGTGGGTGCCCAGGGGATGAGTGTGGGTACCCAGGGGATGAGTGTGGGTGCCCAGAAGATGAGTGTGGGTGCCCAGGGGATGAGTGTGGGTGCCCAGGGGATGAGTGTGGGTGCCCAGAAGATGAGTGTGGGTGCCCAGGGGATGAGTGCCCAGGGGCTGGGTGCCCAGGGGACGTGTGCCCATGCCCACTCACCGCCATGCTGTGTGACAGCTGCTCGGCTGTCAGGCTCAGGGTATAGTGCTGCGCCTCCAGCCGCCGGCACTGCGTCTGCAGCACCTGGCGCTCCAGGTTTTGTTCTGCAACATCCAAAGGAAAAGGGCTGAGCACCAGCTCCTCTGGCTCCATGCACCACCCACAGAGggggccagccctgctctgacTGCCcccagcatcccagagcattcccaaccctgtcactgcctgtgggGAACCTTTAGGTCCCACTGGGAGGACACTGAGCAGCTGTGAATATCTCTATTTTTCATGCATACATCATGTTTTGCAAAAACAGCAACACTGCCTGTTGCTTTCATGCTGCTCCTGCATTGCTGGAGATCCCCCAGTGcttccccagcccaccccagcaGGAATCAGTGACACCTCCCAGGGGAAACCAAACCAGAAATTGGCATTTCACCCTCCCTGCCCAacaccctgcacccccttaCCTTCTATATGTTCCTGGTAAGCTTCAAAAATTGCCTCGATCCCTTGCCACTTGGGCCTGGGGtaatcttcctcttcttcctcctcttcctcctcctcctcctcatcctcggAGGCGGAGTCCCGGGCCAGGGGGGGCAGTGGCCGGAGCGGCCCCTCGGCCGTGCCGTTGTGCGGGGGCCCGGCCAGGCGGGTGGACGCCTGCAGCTCCGGGATGTTGTAGTGGATGGAGGTGTCCAGTTTGTGGTTCTGCTCCGCCGTCAGCGCCGCCGTCCCCCCTGTGGGCAGCCACAGTCAGCCCCACTCCCCACGGACCCTTCAAGGCATTCATTCCACCCTTTCCCAGACTTTTCGGGGGTTTACAGCATCTTCTGGGGGTTTTTATCACTCCTTGtattctttctttatttcaatCACTCAGCTGAGTGAGTTTGGAGGCTTTGCAGCTGTATTATCCCTAATTTTTAGCTTCAGCAATGAGCTCATGGGATGTTCCAGCAATGAGGTTGCCAGTGCCAAACCCCTGTGGGGGGACAAGGGGGTGATATCCCAGTACCCAACcagctccctgcatccctgctgctTTTTATGGGCATCAGGGAGAATTTCTTCATTGGCAGGGCTGTCAAACactgggaggagctgccctGAGAGCTGGTGGAGTCCCCACCCCTGGAGGGGCTCAAGAAGGGCTcaatgtggcactcagtgcaaAATCTTACTTTCCTGGATTCTTAAGCACTTCAGATTTTTAAGTGAGGCCTGTAAGGAAGTTATTGCAGTGTGGTATAGTAAATTCCATATGAATCCCTAGCTAAATTGCTTAAGTTATCAATTAAGTTTAAATGCTGTTAAGTTAAATGCTGCTGGGCCTTTAAACATAACCTGTTGATCAAGCCCAGGCTCAGTTTAGCACAGGGGTCTGCTCTGAACTTGTGACTCGAGGGTGTCCCCCTTCTTTTTGTCCTTACCCTTTCCCCCTCCTCCACACAAATTATTTGGGGGTTTATTTATTGACTTTGgattttggtttgcttttcctCACAGTGCTTTAACCATCTAATAAACAGGAGAGTGAACCTTGCCAAAGAACTTTGTTGTGATGCTGGTTTTACCCTAAACCTGGTTCCGCTGGTGATTCTTTAAGTGGCTTTAAAACAGCGATTCCCAACAACTTCCCGTTACCTTTGTGCTTCTGCAGCGCCTTCTGCGTGGACTGCAGCACCGACTCATGGAACTGGTGGGCAAATTCCTCGGCAATGAAGGGTTCCCAGGGCTTGCTCTTGCCGTTCATGCTGTGGGACAGCGGCACCGGGATGTCCTTGGGGAGGGGACCCCTGACGTagctgaggatgctcagagcctTCTTCCCGGGGTGCCCGTCACTCAGCCGGGGCTTCTCCGGCGCCGTGCCCGACTCCTTGGGCCTGGCTGGCTCCTGGGCTCTCAGCTGCTCTAACCTGGAGGCTTCCGCCGCCTTCGGCACCTCAGGCACGGAGACGGCGATGCCCACGGGTTTATCCAGGTCCAGCAGGAGCGGCGGCACCGGAGGCTCTTtgggaagaggagcagcagtTGGCACAGCTGGAGTCCGTGCTCCCCTCGAGGCAAAGCCGTGCCCCACAGCCCAACACCCAGGGAAGGACTCGGGGCGCTTACCAGTGCTGGGGGCACCGGGGCTGTCCCGCGGGGAGCTCTTCACCACCACGGCGGCCGGCGTGGTCTTCTGCTTCAtggcctggagcatctccacCAGCTTCTCCTTGTCTGCGGCATGGGAAGCTGAGGTTTAGTGTAGCCTCTGCTCAGCAGAGCAAGCTCAGGGCCCCAGGCAGGTCCCCCAGGGCACCCCCAAACCCGAGCCTGCGCGGGCCATGGCTGTTACCTTTCCTCTTCTCGGCGCTGATGTGCGTGAGGTTGAAGATGGTGAGGAAGCGCTTCTTCTCCTCGAAGTTGGGGCTGTTGTTCATCTCGTCGGGGCTGTAGCGGGTGGAGAGCGGGAGGCGCGGGGAGGGCGTGCGGCGCTTGTTCTGCACCGTGGGCGGAGAGGGGCTCCGCTCCCGCAGCATCCGCCGGCGCTTGCGCCGCTTCTGGCTCAGCAGTtcctccttctgctgctgcGTGGTGAGGCCGAAGAGCTGCAGGAACTCCAGCTTCTGGGTGACCAGggggaaagcagagcagggTCATCCCCCATCCTTGTCTTCATCCCCATGCCACTGGCAATTCCCATCCTCATTCTCACCCTCATCCCTGTTGCAATCCCCATCTCTATTCCCACCCCCATTCTCATCCCCATTCCCCCAATCCTCATTTTCATTCCTGTTCCCatctccattcccattcccatccccattccccatccctaATCTCATCCTCATTTTaattcctgttcccatccccatcctcatcccaccTCCATTCCCGTTCCAATGCCcatccttccctccatccccatttccatccccatcctcatcacCCCCATCTCTAAGCCCCTGGTGCCTCTGCAGACACGTGGGGATGGTGGCTGTATTGGGCACTGGGAACTGGTGTAATGGAGGGGCTGCTcccccaggggacagggaggggacagggaggggacagggaggggacagggggtgcCACCAGTACCTCAGAGGACGTGTCCAGCTTCAGCGGGGGCTGCTCAGCCACGCAGCGGAGATGGGCCCGCACCTCCTCCTCGTCACTGTCATCACAGGAGTCATCCAGGTCATAGTAGTAccctgggggtggggagaggcTGGCGTgaggctggggacaccttggggaccTGCTGGGACCCCAGGGAATCTTCTGGGGAACTCCACTGGGGAGGGCCGTGCAGCAGGGTGGGATGTCAAAGAGTGATGTGGATCCAACACGGGGcccagcagggtgaggggagCCCTGACCCCTCTCCAACACCTTTGGGACCTCGGAGGGCGTCACCCATCCCTGCATATCCTCCTGGCATCGCTGTGGGATGGGTGGCAGGGGCTCAAtggggcacaggctggggagGCTGTGGCTGAGCCCCCATCCCACTGGAGTGGGGACAGCAATTCCAGCCCCTCTCAgctctccatctcctcctcacCGCTGTTCTCATCCCCACTCCAGCAGCCCCATCAATATTTAAAACCCTCTTATTAGCTCCAGTTCATCATTTATTCATCGGGCATGTCTGGAGCGCAGGGTTTACCGAACCGCTCGGATGCGGGAACGTCGGCATCCCTGGGAGACCCCCGGCCATGTCCCggtgccaggaggggacacccCCCGTCCCTCACCTTTCTCACGggcctcccgccgccgccgctcctcCAGGTCCAGTTTGCTGACCAGCCTGCGGTGCTGCTGCACGAACTCGTCGTAGATGTACATGGGGTCCTGGgcacggggctgggggggccGGTAGGGCGAGCTGGGCTTGGTGGCCTCGGGGAACGGGGTGGCCGGGGCTCTCTGCTGGCTCAGGATGCTCTGAGTGGATTTTTCCAGCTCAGCTAGGAAGGGGGTGTGGGTGAAGGCCCCGTGCTCCGGGGCGCCGGGCTCCCGTCCCGGGGGGTATTTCTCCAGAGCATCCCTCTTCCTCGGGCCCTCCTCCAGCTTCTCCGGGCAGAAGACCCTCTCCACCTTGACCAGCGGGATGCCCTGGCGGCCGGGCTCGAAGGGCGCTGGGTGGCTGTGGAGGGCGTGGGGCTCGGGGAGGCGCCGGGGAGGGTCGGGGGGGCTCTCCATCAGCGAGACGGGGTTCCAGAGGGACGTGGTGACGGGGTGGTGCTGAGGTTTGGGGGAGATGAGGGGTGGGGGCCCCCCAAAGTGCTGCCCTGGCTCCCGGCTGCTCGGCTCGTGGCGGCTCGATCCCAACCTGCGGGGAGAGGAGAGCACCGGGGAGGTGAGGAGCTGGCACTGCTACCGGAGAGCTGGCAGCGCTCCAGCcccgggggattttggggagaaacgCGCCTGTCAGGAACACCCAGAGGAGTTTGTGCACGTGGGGCTGCCACACTTGTCCCCTCCATGCCACAATCCTGATGGATGGGGGCAGAGTTAGGGCTGTGCATGGGCAGGACGGGCAGGGATGCGGCTGCATCCCAGGAGCGCTGGGCTGGAGACCCCAGCGCTGACCCCTGTGTGGGGACAAGAGAGCCACCAGTCCTGGCAGAGCCCAGTGGCGAGGGCAGCACCCCAGTGCAGCCCTCCTCTGACAGCCAGAGCCGGAGCCAGCCCGTTTGTGGGATAAATATTTCATGTGCCCAAGCTGTGCATTTAACACTTTTCCGCTCCAGCGCCCCGGAGCTCTGCATGCAGAGCAGCAGGTTCAGCTCAGCCATGGAGTCACCAGCGGTGGGGAGCACCGCCTGCCCCCCGGGATCCACCCCTCTCCCGCCCCGCTGGATGTGGGAAAAGGATGGGGATGGAATATCCCCGGCTGCAGGTGTTTGGGGGTGACCTTGCTGTCTCCTCtctggtttggggtgggaggagaggatggggaagggagCCTGCGGCGGGCGCTCGCCTTTGTGCCGCCCCGTGATCCGCTCCTTATTATCCTCGATGAGCCGCGCTAATCCCCTGGATACCCAAAAATAACAAAGGGAGCAGGCGGCAGAGCTGGCTGGATGAGCCTGCGCTGCTTAAGTGCTCAGCCACAGGGGCGAGCAAGGCCCTGCCAATCAATCCGGGGGTGTGCGCACGCTCCGCTGCCCCCCAAACTGCCCAGGCTCGGCGCAGGTGCCCCCCAAACGAGGCATGCACAGCCCGGCCCCACTGCCCACGAGGGGGGAGCTGCAATTagtgctgctggtggctgggCAGCACCTGGCCACTCTCCGCTGGCCCCCGGCCACCTCCCGGGCTCGGTGCCTGGCGCCGCGCAGATGTCGGGCACCGGGAACGCCTGGCGCTGCCAGCACAGCCGGCCTGGCTGGCACCGTGTGGCAGGAACCCGCTGGCACCGTGGCTTTGGCTCAGGGAATGTGTGAGGGGCACGGCCATGGGGTGGTGGATGCCTGATGGGGGGCAGAGCTGGGTAATGGGGTGGGTACAGCCACAGGTTGGGGGTAGAAGCCTACAAATCATCACATCACAGCATCATGGAATGGTGTGGGgaaaagggaccttaaagatcatcctattccaccccctgccgtgggcagggacacgtcaaacctggccttggacacttccagggatccaggggcaccCAGAagtgctctgggcacctgtgccagggcctcagcacccttacagggaacaattccttcccaatatcccatctaaccctgccctctttCTATATAAAGGCATTCCCCCTGTCCTATCGCTCCTTTCCCTTGCCCAAATTGCCTCTCCAGCTTAAGATCCGGATATTCCAGCAAGGACAGCTGCAACATGGGAAAACTCAGCTCAGTTTTAGAGGaaagctccatccctggagcgGGGCTGGCAGCGTCCCTACCTGGGGTGCTCGGGCCGGTGCTCGGGCtcggcttggctcggggcacGCCCTATGtccaggtgctgctccagcacctgctgccgGAACTCCGAGACTTGGGATTGCCGATCCTCCTTCTCCTGGCGCAGCCGGCGCTGCCGGGCCAGCCACTTCTCCTCCTCGTTGGTGCGGTGGATGAGCAGCGCCGTGGCCGCGCTGCTCCCGGGCAGAGGGAACACGCTGTGGTTGGGGATGAGGCTGGGCACGGGGTGGTGGGAGCCCGGTGGCGGGTGCAGAGGGTGCTGGATGGGCTTTGGTGTGGGCAGCACCGAGTCCTTGAGTTTGTCTGCGGTGGAAAAGGGGTGATGGAGAGTCAGGGTGTGGATGAGGGGGGCGTATTTTGGGGTGAGCATCCCAgtaggagggagggagggagctgtggggcagccccCGGTCAGAGCTCGGCACAGGGGGcttgctgccagcccagctgcccGGCACGCAGCGGGCACGGTGCCAGCCTGGCCCGAGTCAGATGGCACAGGCACCGCGCCGCCGCTCTGAGCCGCCGCAGCTGGGCTCCTGGCAAAGCGATCTGGCAGCCTGGACagcccatccccatccccatccccagccacCTCCCGGGGGCCACCAACCCCCTCGGTTTGGCCATCTGGAGGGCAGAGGGGACCGAGGCGAGCTCTGGCAGCGTTACCTGCTCTGCTGGGTGCCAGTGGCTCCACCGGCTTGCCCCGTTCCTCGGCCGGGTGCCCCCGCAGCCCGTGCAGCTCCGCCACGGGGAGGAAGGGTCCCTCCATGGCTTTCACCAtgctcagctccttctcccgGGCACGCTCCCgctgcctctccagctcccGTTCCCGCTCCTTTTCCCGCTCCCGCTCCAGCTCCTTCTCGCgctcccgttcccgttcccgctCCTTCTCCCGCTCCCGGTCGGCTTCTCGCTCCCGCTCCTTCTCCCGTTCCCGCTCCCGCTCCCTTTGCCGCAGCTCCTCGTCCATttgcagcctgcagaggaaaatcaaaaagaaaagcaccaaccccaaacatcccccctTGGAGCACCCCTAAAATCAACCCTGGATGTTCGTCAGCATCCCCTGGAACACCCTTGAACCTCCAGAGCACCCCCAAACAATTCCTGGGCACCTGCCAGCATCCTCTGCAGCCCTCCCAAATCCCTAGTCACCTGTCAGCATTCCTAGAGCATCCCAAAACCACCCCTGGCCCCCTGTCAGCGTCCTCTGGAGCGCCCCATCCATCCCCCCACCCTTCCGTACCTCTCGGCGGCGAGGCTGGAGATGCGCTCGGACTGCAGGGCGGAGAGGGAGGAGTGGGAGAGCTCGGGGGGGTACCGGACCCCCGAGAGGTGCAGGTGCATGGCCGAGGGGTGCAGGGGGGGCAGCGAGCCCGGCGCTGGCAGCGGGTAGAAGGGGGACCTCAGTGCCGACAGGCAGTACGACTCATCCATCCTGGGGAGACAGGGATGCTCAGAGGGGCAAAGAaccccccagttcccctcccagGAGCCAGATGGGGGCTGCCTTCTACTGGGAGAAAGGGATGCAGAGCCCCAAAATGCCCTCAGTGGATCGTGCTCCCACCTCCCAGTACCCCAGAGCTCATCCAGTGGTATCGGCCAGGGATCCCAAGGCTGGCAGGTGCCCACCTGAAGGCAGGATGAGGGAAGGGGTGATGTGTCAGGTAGCTGGGGTGGTAGTAGGCGGCGGCAGTGGCCGGGTCGAGGCCGAGGGGCGGCAGGGAGGACATGCGGAGATCCTCGGCCGTGTGGTAGGGACGGAAGCTCCGCAGGTAATCCTCGGTCACCGCGCTGGGGGGCACCACGTGGTGGACCGGCCTCTGCAGGCTGGGGGGATGCAAGGAGATGGTCAccatccctccctgtccccctgggGAGATGTCACCTCCcccaggaggcagcagagctcgCAGGGGACAGCCACATCCTGCAACCGCTGCCGTCCATTCCGAGCAGACTCACTTGAGAGGAGGGAAGCGGGAATCCTGGACCACGGAGCTGGGGGGCAGCCCGAAGGAGTAGGGGGTCCCCAGGAGGTgggaggggacagtgggacCCCCCGCTTTCTCCTGCGTCAGGGGGGGCTCCGAGATGAGGCGCTCGCGgccggcgctgctgctgctgcctcgaGACCCTGCTTCCTGCTGGAAGGCAAAGGGGCAGGAACGCCAAGATGAGcatcaggggacagcaggggatggggaatccctcctgtgtccccacccCCAGGACGCTCAGGAGGTCCCCGGTGTGCCCTGGCTGGCACCAGTACCCAGGGAAGGGTTCATGCACTAAGGCATCTCCAGCATCCAGGCTCTGGAAGGGCAGCTGGAGGGGTGGGAGGGTCTGGGAGGCTAAACCGGGGGGGCCCCAGTGGGAAAGGAGGTGCTGAAGCCGGGGCAGAGCTAAGGGCAAGACACCCATTACCTGCCTGCAGATTTATGGCTGCTTTGTTCTCCTGAGCTATTAATCATCCGGGGAGGAGTGACATGGCCGGGGGAAATCCAGCCGGCCTCTGATAAGGGCCATAACCCAGGGGTCAGCCCACAGTCCCCCCGGCACCCCCGGCACCAGCACCCTCCCACAGGGCCTCATCACCAGAGCCGCTTTCCATCAGCTTCCACCCCGGTGTCAGGATGAAGGTCACTCCCTCCAGCTGGGGAGGGACCCCTAGCAAAGGGGAACAATTTGGGGTGACAAGACACCCCACAGGATCTGACAATTAGCGGGGCGACCCCCCAGTAAGG
Coding sequences:
- the GSE1 gene encoding genetic suppressor element 1 isoform X3 gives rise to the protein MAALAAGEAAAAAAAAAGGGGPGAAQPPAPPLCCFICGGGISRGKELKLQVRPPRDHRPFFPFLQHQEPAPGARAVSAEGCALVCAVCRCFLGEQWDSFERSRTPVEKRMYWLKRPHQCEAAAAAGGAGLRRGATGWDPAAPPRRAAGHPEEEEEEEEEEEEEEEGPAAGSELSELSEAEPLSEPEGAGGAARAPPAAGSERGPPCCSSDSEINITSEEEEEEEEGSGRPAWAPGTACYICGSALAPGAQHRVHVQKQEKNSPGPFFPFLWLHSPPPGAQPLSPTGSTLVCPCCFASLMQQWQSFELANVPVLQRLYVVPLGAGAMPAKGRRGLKEDGTGIPPVPEACYLCGEECGKEARPVAAKITNGNAKSTMHFPFLSLLPCPPGAKGLNKHWEVSSCRKCFGVLQDLWAMYRACHNEELISSVQSFLGRYHQVFSAGDLAGHPAVIKPGPTSVCYICGAELGAGKEFQLNVNPPGRFGEKEPFFPFLTVYPPAPRARPADSTGLVATCILCYHDLLGQWLQHEGRNSHHPSSAWSRQYKVETFVCFFCRQEKKRCLGLKAVQVARLPVFLYTLRVANSLLVDDGKQLTIGACAECGAVVLAGKSMTPPELLAVAAPSLLPKASSSSLETAATKPAAGESRHRVASAGESPGTGSTVPDIGQRTPLDAEGADAGATSMSHEPKSPSLGMLSTATRTTATVSPLTPSPLNGSIVPNGSPAASSTLSVQAAPSSSFAAALRKLAKQAEEPRGSSLSSESSPVSSPATNHSSPASTPKRGPMGPIIVPPGGHSVPSTPPVVTIAPTKTVNGVWRSEGRQQEAGSRGSSSSAGRERLISEPPLTQEKAGGPTVPSHLLGTPYSFGLPPSSVVQDSRFPPLNLQRPVHHVVPPSAVTEDYLRSFRPYHTAEDLRMSSLPPLGLDPATAAAYYHPSYLTHHPFPHPAFRMDESYCLSALRSPFYPLPAPGSLPPLHPSAMHLHLSGVRYPPELSHSSLSALQSERISSLAAERLQMDEELRQREREREREKEREREADREREKEREREREREKELEREREKERERELERQRERAREKELSMVKAMEGPFLPVAELHGLRGHPAEERGKPVEPLAPSRADKLKDSVLPTPKPIQHPLHPPPGSHHPVPSLIPNHSVFPLPGSSAATALLIHRTNEEEKWLARQRRLRQEKEDRQSQVSEFRQQVLEQHLDIGRAPSQAEPEHRPEHPRLGSSRHEPSSREPGQHFGGPPPLISPKPQHHPVTTSLWNPVSLMESPPDPPRRLPEPHALHSHPAPFEPGRQGIPLVKVERVFCPEKLEEGPRKRDALEKYPPGREPGAPEHGAFTHTPFLAELEKSTQSILSQQRAPATPFPEATKPSSPYRPPQPRAQDPMYIYDEFVQQHRRLVSKLDLEERRRREAREKGYYYDLDDSCDDSDEEEVRAHLRCVAEQPPLKLDTSSEKLEFLQLFGLTTQQQKEELLSQKRRKRRRMLRERSPSPPTVQNKRRTPSPRLPLSTRYSPDEMNNSPNFEEKKRFLTIFNLTHISAEKRKDKEKLVEMLQAMKQKTTPAAVVVKSSPRDSPGAPSTEPPVPPLLLDLDKPVGIAVSVPEVPKAAEASRLEQLRAQEPARPKESGTAPEKPRLSDGHPGKKALSILSYVRGPLPKDIPVPLSHSMNGKSKPWEPFIAEEFAHQFHESVLQSTQKALQKHKGGTAALTAEQNHKLDTSIHYNIPELQASTRLAGPPHNGTAEGPLRPLPPLARDSASEDEEEEEEEEEEEEDYPRPKWQGIEAIFEAYQEHIEEQNLERQVLQTQCRRLEAQHYTLSLTAEQLSHSMAELRSQKQKMVSERERLQAELDHLRKCLALPAMQWSRGYFKGYPR